The DNA sequence ATGATCTCGCGCAGCTCTTCCTTGGCCTCTTCCACACCCGCCACGTCCTGGAAGGTGATCTTGTTCTGCTTCTCCGAGAAGAGTCGCGCGCGGGCCTTCCCGAAGGACAGCGCCTTGGCGCCGGCGCCTCCGCCCTGCATCTGGCGCATGAAGAAGATCCACACGCCGATGAAGAGGAGCATCGGCACCCACTGCAGCACGGTCGTGTACCACGGGATCGAGTCGGGCGGCTTCACGGCGATGCGCACGCCGCGGTCCTTCAGCGTCTTGATGAGGTCGGGGTACTCGACGATGTAGGTCCGCTGCATCTGCGCGGAGTCCTTGAGCGTGTACGTGACGTGGTTGCCGCGGATCACGACGGACTCCACGCGCCCCTGGTCCACGGCGCGCAGGAACTCCGAGAAGTTCGGCTGCTCCTGCCCGCTCTGGTTCGCGCCCTGGAAGATCGTGAACAGCAGGATGACGATCAGGCCGATCACCATCCAGAGCGCGAGATTCTTGTACACCTGGTTCATCCCCGGGCATTATAGCATCACGCAACGATGACGCGCCGCGGCGGTCACGCCCCCTCGAGCTCGGCGATGTGCGGAAGATTCCGGAAGAGCCCCTTGTAATCGAAGCCGTAGCCGACGACGAAGACGTTCGGGA is a window from the Candidatus Methylomirabilota bacterium genome containing:
- a CDS encoding ATP-dependent metallopeptidase FtsH/Yme1/Tma family protein; this encodes MNQVYKNLALWMVIGLIVILLFTIFQGANQSGQEQPNFSEFLRAVDQGRVESVVIRGNHVTYTLKDSAQMQRTYIVEYPDLIKTLKDRGVRIAVKPPDSIPWYTTVLQWVPMLLFIGVWIFFMRQMQGGGAGAKALSFGKARARLFSEKQNKITFQDVAGVEEAKEELREI